The following are encoded in a window of Torulaspora globosa chromosome 4, complete sequence genomic DNA:
- the PRE4 gene encoding proteasome core particle subunit beta 7 (ancestral locus Anc_3.574), with translation MNHDPFSWGRPSDEHYGAYNRAIADAPAYPKMNTQQPIVTGTSVISMKYNNGVVIAADNMGSYGSLLRFSDVERLIPVGKNTVVGISGDISDMQHIEHLLEELQTENNYDNSYADDEEALRPSNVFEYLAAVMYQRRSKMNPLWNALIVAGVEDSKPFLRYVNLLGVTYGSPTLATGFGAHLAIPLLRRKIDHESDIEKTSQKEAEETIVECMKVLYYRDARSSRKYTLAIIDNDQGVIIKRDQHVENMSWGFAKDIRGYGTQTV, from the coding sequence ATGAATCACGATCCATTTAGCTGGGGGAGACCTTCAGACGAGCACTACGGTGCCTACAACAGGGCCATTGCCGATGCTCCAGCCTATCCCAAAATGAACACTCAGCAGCCGATAGTGACTGGTACTTCTGTCATATCTATGAAATACAACAATGGAGTAGTCATTGCTGCTGATAATATGGGATCCTACGGGTCATTGCTGCGCTTTAGTGACGTCGAAAGGCTGATTCCGGTCGGTAAGAATACAGTGGTGGGTATATCCGGAGACATATCAGATATGCAACACATCGAGCATCTTCTAGAGGAGCTGCAGACAGAAAACAACTACGACAACTCGTATGcggatgacgaagaagcgTTGAGGCCTAGCAATGTCTTCGAGTACTTGGCAGCTGTGATGTACCAGCGCAGGTCTAAAATGAATCCTCTTTGGAACGCACTGATTGTCGCCGGTGTCGAGGACAGCAAACCGTTCCTGAGGTACGTAAATTTACTAGGGGTCACCTACGGGTCTCCCACCTTGGCAACCGGTTTTGGTGCCCATCTAGCGATTCCGCTGTTAAGACGGAAGATAGACCATGAGTCCGACATCGAAAAGACCAgccagaaagaagctgaggagACAATCGTCGAGTGTATGAAGGTTTTATATTACAGGGATGCACGCTCCTCGAGGAAATACACCTTAGCCATTATCGACAATGATCAGGGCGTCATCATCAAGAGAGACCAGCACGTCGAAAACATGAGCTGGGGATTCGCCAAGGATATACGTGGGTATGGTACCCAGACTGTATAG
- the RET2 gene encoding coatomer subunit delta (ancestral locus Anc_3.575): MVVLAASITTRAGKPLLSRQFTEISKDRVLELLSNFQSLVTNILSEHTFVEDEHVRYVYRPFDDYYIILITNRQSNIIMDLSTLNLFSQTVNHYLSSFDEAEIYDNAFEILSSFDEIVVMGYKENLSITQVSTYLSLESHEERIQEIIERNKEFEATEERKRRAKEIARREQERKMGIVPSEFSVPSNRFMASDDPNVANAYNSYYSHASAAAQQSYIQSHRERPAETNGRASAEANHHGDGRGMKLAGQSKRGMATSGRSPGFSRAPQQDQEEEKPTNNGILISIKETVNAEITRDGAINSSELKGVLELRVSDRALAHAKLALDESVDVKDRSLQFKTHPNIDKNEFLNSKTISLRDKEKAFPSNDQSLGVLRWRKVAGADEKTLLPLEISTWVSPSEQSDGVFDVTVEFEVNENHTQTLNEVLFTFPVFTENVSINAENNEHNATIVDIDEDTGVTIKLESIAPATSGVFAFAIEAAYEDGLFPINVEFKHSEAGGRSISGVSISNVTSSLEGEEALPYDVITSLKTEEYIVI, from the coding sequence ATGGTGGTGTTGGCTGCTTCGATCACAACACGCGCAGGGAAGCCGCTATTGTCGCGTCAATTCACGGAGATAAGTAAGGATCgagttcttgaacttttgTCGAATTTCCAAAGTTTAGTCACAAATATACTGTCTGAGCACACGTTCGTCGAAGACGAACATGTGAGGTATGTCTACAGGCCCTTCGATGACTACTACATCATATTGATCACCAATCGCCAGTCCAACATCATCATGGATCTCTCGACTTTAAATCTGTTCTCTCAGACTGTCAATCATTAtttgagcagctttgatgaagcagagaTATATGACAATGCGTTTGAAATTTTAAGTtctttcgatgagattgTGGTGATGGGTTATAAGGAAAACCTTTCTATCACTCAGGTAAGCACCTACCTGTCACTCGAGTCGCATGAGGAAAGGATCCAAGAGATCATTGAACGTAATAAGGAGTTCGAAGCGACTGAGGAGCGTAAGCGTCGTGCAAAAGAAATCGCTAGGAGAGAGCAAGAAAGGAAAATGGGCATCGTACCATCAGAATTCAGTGTTCCTTCTAACAGATTTATGGCTAGCGATGATCCCAACGTAGCCAATGCGTATAACAGCTACTATAGCCACGCGTCAGCTGCTGCCCAACAATCATATATACAGTCTCACAGGGAGAGACCAGCGGAAACTAATGGTCGTGCTTCGGCGGAAGCTAACCATCATGGTGATGGTAGAGGTATGAAATTAGCTGGTCAATCTAAACGTGGCATGGCTACCAGCGGTCGCTCGCCCGGATTTAGCAGGGCACCACAGCAAGACcaggaggaagagaagccTACCAATAACGGTATACTGATCtccatcaaagaaaccGTAAATGCAGAAATCACCCGCGATGGCGCGATAAACTCTAGTGAACTCAAGGGCGTGTTGGAATTGCGTGTGAGCGACAGGGCGCTAGCACACGCGAAATTAGCGTTAGATGAGAGTGTCGACGTTAAAGATAGGTCGCTTCAATTCAAAACTCATCCAAATATCGACAAAAACGAGTTCCTGAACTCAAAAACCATCAGCCTGAGGgacaaagaaaaggcaTTTCCGTCGAACGATCAAAGTCTTGGGGTGTTAAGATGGCGCAAGGTTGCTGGGGCAGACGAAAAGACTTTGCTGCCATTGGAGATTTCAACATGGGTCTCACCATCAGAACAAAGTGATGGTGTCTTCGATGTCACCGTCGAATTCGAAGTTAACGAAAATCACACACAGACACTCAACGAAGTGCTATTCACGTTTCCTGTCTTTACGGAAAACGTTTCCATCAATGCAGAAAATAATGAACACAATGCAACAATCGTTgacatcgatgaagacacTGGCGTTACCATAAAACTAGAGTCGATTGCGCCTGCCACGTCAGGCGTCTTTGCCTTCGCCATCGAGGCAGCCTACGAAGATGGTCTATTCCCAATCAACGTCGAATTTAAACATTCGGAAGCTGGCGGTAGAAGCATTAGCGGTGTGTCCATATCTAATGTCACTAGCTCTCTGGAGGGTGAGGAAGCCCTGCCTTATGACGTGATCACTTCGTTGAAGACAGAGGAGTACATAGTCATCTAA
- the RMR1 gene encoding Rmr1p (ancestral locus Anc_3.577), with the protein MSAGDGIQVSLVDEEEDLLGYDDVPEEGSEDELESGSNGTDQIEARKAAEMLLKKEKPCVTVSYETDLFLLFDCDDQTGLPNVSSIICEKESDLHDSCSGLFASLRRFLEEFYGSLSFLSKELLLDIPCLDIVLCEDNIYNGQITFDDIATIFKILKERSERNMEHNIPRWLETRLTVRPRFVSRYNALVELTQTSATLGNIKPFTNDSSNPLVLDDTSTPAVAVVETVTMDVDDEDEGGEEDRMEDRGQDRPRSHGEASENESDELLEIVDEEADEEENSRS; encoded by the coding sequence ATGTCTGCAGGCGATGGCATACAGGTGTCATTAgttgatgaggaggaagatcTGCTGGGGTATGATGATGTCCCGGAGGAGGGTTCCGAGGATGAATTGGAGAGCGGTTCAAACGGGACTGACCAAATCGAAGCCCgcaaagctgctgaaatgCTATTGAAAAAGGAGAAGCCGTGTGTCACCGTATCATACGAAACTGATCTGTTTTTGTTGTTCGATTGCGACGACCAAACTGGTCTCCCGAATGTTTCCTCAATCATATGCGAGAAAGAAAGTGATCTCCATGATTCCTGTAGTGGGCTGTTTGCCTCACTGCGGCGATTTTTAGAAGAGTTTTACGGTAGTCTTTCATTCCTTTCGAAGGAACTACTGCTGGATATACCTTGTCTGGATATAGTGCTATGCGAGGACAATATTTACAACGGCCAGATAACGTTCGATGACATTGCTACCATATTCAAGATCCTAAAGGAAAGATCAGAAAGGAACATGGAGCACAATATTCCACGGTGGCTTGAGACCAGGTTGACGGTAAGACCGCGCTTTGTCTCTAGATATAATGCCTTAGTGGAGCTGACTCAGACTTCCGCGACCTTGGGTAATATAAAGCCATTCACAAACGACAGCTCGAATCCTCTGGTGCTGGACGATACCAGCACGCCTGCTGTTGCAGTAGTTGAAACCGTAACAATGGAcgtcgatgacgaagacgaaggTGGGGAGGAGGATAGGATGGAAGACCGTGGACAAGACAGGCCGCGCTCACATGGAGAAGCCTCAGAGAATGAATCTGACGAGCTGCTTGAAATTgtagatgaagaagctgatgaagaggaaaacAGCCGGAGTTAA